Within Desulfolithobacter dissulfuricans, the genomic segment GAGCAGCCGGTGGACATCGCTGCGGCCGGGGAAGAACTTCTCAAAGAGTTCCCTCGTGGTCATGGACCGGTCATCGTAGAAGTTCATCTTTCCCACGGTGGTGAAAAAATCCTCTATCACCGTCCTCGGGATCCGGAACTTCGTCTCCAGGATATTAGTGAAATCCCGGCGGTCAAAGGTGGTGGTCAGGGAGAACTGGGGATTGTCGAAAACGATGTTCTTCAACTGGACAATGGAGTCCATGATCGCCCGGTTCCAGTACTTGCGGCAGGTCTTGACCATGCCGTAGGGGAATCCGTGCAGGGAGACATCAAAGATGTGACCGCCCCGTTTGAACCAGGCGGCCAGCCCGCCGAGCTGGTGGTGATGCTCCAGGAGCAGCACCCGGTGACCGGCCCTGGCCAGCCGGTTGGCGCTGGTCAGGCCGCCGAGCCCGGAGCCGACCACCACAACGTCATAGGAGTCTTTGATCTTGTCAAGGGGAGTAAACTGCATGAAACTTTCTGTCAGTGAAGTAGAGGTTCTGCACGTGCCGTCCGACCGGGCCGATGTCCTGTACCATCTCCGGCCTGAAAATTCCAGGCAACGGCTATCATCGGCGCAGCAGATGCTGATTGACGATACTCACGCCGGAGAGCATGGAGCCCACAATACCAAGGTAGCCCTGGTCGGTGCCGGCCAGGAACAGATTGGCAAAGGGCGTCCGCCCGTCCTTGATCTTGACAGGGCTGCCATAGACTGCGCCGGCGGCCTTTCCGGTGAACCGCTCGATGGTCACCGGCGTGAAGCTATCCTGATATACAACGTCCTGCGTGTAATTCCCAATGATTTTCCGGACCGATACCGCCGATTCCCGGGCCCATTTTTCCTTCATCTGCAGGTAGCTTTCCCGGTCCGCCTCTTTCCAGAGATCGAAATTGGCCGCATTGGTCACCCGGATCTGAAACAGCTCACCCGGTTCCAACCCCTGAAAATTCTCCGGGAAACAGATCACGCCCCAGGAGGGATCCAGGGGCGCCCCGGGCCTGCGGTAGTTCAGGGTATCCTCCATATTGTAGAAGATAATGGTCCGGTCGCTTTTAAGAGAACCGCGCGCGGCCGCGGGCAGCAGGGAAATAGTCTCCATGAAGGACATCCGGCCGATGTACCTGGATCGCTCCAGGTCCCAACCGGAAATTTTTGCCGTCCCGGGAATACCCACCGTGGACAGGACCGCCTCGCAGGCCAGTTCCTCCCCGTCTTCCAGCACCACAGCACGTATGGTTCCTCCTTTGCGGATCAGTTTCTGTACCCTGGTCCGGAAACGGATTTCGCCGCCGAACCGTCGGTACTGTGCCAGCAGGCTGTGCAGGAATTCCCGGATGGTATGCTCGGGCCGGAAAAAACCCTCGAGAAACAGGGCCCGGAACATGATGGCGAACTGGGCCAGGTCCATGTCCTGCTCCTCGGCATTGCCGTAGACCATGAGCGGCAGCAGGAGCATGTCTTCGAGCAGGGGATGGTTCAGTTTCTCCCTGAGAAAGGCGCGGGTCGAGCGCCAGGGCGCCGGTGCAAAGGGATCAAAGCTCTCCACCCAGCGGACAAGATCGAAAAATCTGTCTCTTGCCTCGGGAAAGACGCGCTCGATTTCTCCGGCAAGCAGAGAAAGATCATTGGAAAAGCACAGCGTTACCCCGGGAAAAACGATCTCGGAACCCAGCTGTTCCCTGGTGACAAATTTTTTCCGGGAGAGTTTGAGCTGGCGGAGGAGGCGGTTGAGGGGGGCCTGTTTGTTTCCGGGCCGGGCAAAATTGGTCATGGCATGCAGACCTGTCTCCAGGAGCACACCATTGCGGAAATAATAGGAGTTGAGCCCGCCGGGGATGGCGTGCTGCTCAACGATCAGAACCCGGCCACCGAAACGGGCAAAACGAATTCCGGCGGCGAGCCCGGACAGGCCGCCGCCGATAATGACAAGCTGATACGATGTGGTGGTGCCTTTTCTGGTCGACGCCGGCAGATCCATGCCCGCACCGTCGACCTGGTGGTTTGTCTGAAGGTCAGCCACCAGGCTCAGGCGTCTTTCAGTTTCGGTTCAAGGTAGTTGACACAGCTGTTTAATGTATTGAGTTCAGGATATTCTTCCTCTGGAATCTGCAGCTGGTATCGTTTGCGGAGTTCCATCACAATATCGAGAAAATCCATGGAGTCCAGATCCAGCTGGTCCCGGAGCGGTTTGTCCGGATCAAGATCATCGAACTCGGCATCTTCATCAATATCTTCAATGATCTCCAGGATCATATCCTTAATTTCATCACGGGTCATACCAGTCCTCTAACGTTATATCTCAAAAAAAATCCATTTTCTCTGCTTTCGGGCTGACACAGGGTCTGGACCCCGGTCAGGGATCAAACCGGCGGACAATGACCACCGAGTTGATTCCCACCATGCCGAAGGAGTTATTCAAAATTGTCTCCACCTTGTCAAGCTGTTTCGGCTTCCCCGTAACAATGGTGGGCAGGTCGCACTCCGGATCAAGACGGTCCAGGTTGATGGTCGGGTGCACCATGTGATCGGAAAAGGCAGGCAGGTTACCGGCCAGCTCCAGCACCCCGGCCGCACCCATGGCGTGCCCGATGAGCGACTTGGTATTGTTGATCCAGGTGGTCTCAAGGTCGCCAAACAGTGCGCGGATCGCCTTACATTCCTCGATATCACCCTGTCTGGTGCCGGTGGCATGGGTATTTATGATGGTAATATCCTCAGGCACGAGCCCGGCCCGCTGCAGGGCCAGTTCCATGCACTGGGCCTGGCGCTCACCATAGGGGAGCACAAAATCACGGGCATCTGAATTCATGGCATAACCGGCAATTTCCCCGTAAATCCGTGCGCCCCGGGCCAGTGCCCGGTCCAGCCGCTCCAGGACAAAGATACACCCCCCTCGGATATGACAATGCCGTTGCGATCCTGGTCAAAGGGCCGGGAGGCCTTTTGCGGATCTTCGTGTTCTGCCAGTGCTCCCTGGGCCCGAAAACTGGCAAAGATGCCAAACGAACCGGTACACTCGGAAATACCGCCGCAAAGGGCCATATCCACCTCGCCCAACCGCAGCATCTGCGTGCCCTGGATCAGGGCGGCGTTACCGGCGGCGCAGGCGGCACCGACGGAGTAGTGGGGCCCGGTGATCCCGAGGTTCATGGTGATCTCACCGGCTGGATTATTGAGGACCGTGCGCGGATTATGATGATGGGTCCAGTAGTCCACATTGTAGTCAAAGCGGGAGATGTTGTAGACTTCGTTTTCCGTCTCCACCGTCCCATGCTCGGTCAGCCCGATGTAGACGCCGGTCCTGGCCTTGTCGTATACAGAGAAATCGATCCCGGCATCAGCAAGGGCCTCACCGGCGCAGAACACCCCGATACAGCCGGCACGGGTGCCGCGCTTGTTCTCCTTCTTCTTGCGATAGCGGGTCTCGGGGAAAGTGCAGAGACCGGCCGGAGCCCGGTCCATGTAGCGCAGATCGATGGTCGAAATCCCACTCTCACCGGCCAGCAGTCGGCGGCGGAACTCCGATAGATCATTGGCCCCGCCCGGTGCGGTCAGCCCGACACCGGTGATAACTATCCGTTGCGCGTCCTGAAGATCCGTCATTTTT encodes:
- a CDS encoding phytoene desaturase family protein, whose amino-acid sequence is MADLQTNHQVDGAGMDLPASTRKGTTTSYQLVIIGGGLSGLAAGIRFARFGGRVLIVEQHAIPGGLNSYYFRNGVLLETGLHAMTNFARPGNKQAPLNRLLRQLKLSRKKFVTREQLGSEIVFPGVTLCFSNDLSLLAGEIERVFPEARDRFFDLVRWVESFDPFAPAPWRSTRAFLREKLNHPLLEDMLLLPLMVYGNAEEQDMDLAQFAIMFRALFLEGFFRPEHTIREFLHSLLAQYRRFGGEIRFRTRVQKLIRKGGTIRAVVLEDGEELACEAVLSTVGIPGTAKISGWDLERSRYIGRMSFMETISLLPAAARGSLKSDRTIIFYNMEDTLNYRRPGAPLDPSWGVICFPENFQGLEPGELFQIRVTNAANFDLWKEADRESYLQMKEKWARESAVSVRKIIGNYTQDVVYQDSFTPVTIERFTGKAAGAVYGSPVKIKDGRTPFANLFLAGTDQGYLGIVGSMLSGVSIVNQHLLRR
- a CDS encoding acyl carrier protein, which gives rise to MTRDEIKDMILEIIEDIDEDAEFDDLDPDKPLRDQLDLDSMDFLDIVMELRKRYQLQIPEEEYPELNTLNSCVNYLEPKLKDA